Part of the Gemmatimonadota bacterium genome is shown below.
CTGCGGCCAGCGCCACCGTGTCGCGCCGGATGCCGGGGTAGAGCCACACCGGCACGTCCAGCTCCCCGTGCGGGGAGCTCACCCGCACGATGTCGCCGTCCCGCACGCCCAGCTCGTCGGCGGTGGCGGGATGGATCTCCAGCCACGACTGCCACATGAGCTTGGAGATGGGATCCGGCAGCTCGAGCATCCAGGGGCTGTTGGCGTAGCGACCGTCGCCGAAGCGGCCGGACGGGTGGACCGTCAGGATCAGGCCGTCGCCGTCCATCTGGGGCGCATCGAACGACAGGGCCGCGTTGGCCGCCTGCAGCGCCGGAGCGGCCGCGTCCGCCGTGCCACCCCACTGCACGAAGCCCGTCCGCAGCGCTTCGCGCCACGCGGCCTGGAAGTCCCCGCCCCCGCCCTGCGTGGCGTGGAGCTGCGACCATCGGTTCTGCACGAAGGTGCGGTAGTCCGCGGCACCCGGATCCTGGCCCAGCTGGCGCAGGACACCCAGCAGCACGTCTCCGGTGGCGCGACTGTCGAACATCGGGACCGGCCGCATGGCCGGCTGCTGGATGGCCCACAGTCCGGGCCGGGGGTTGGAGTCTCCCCACGATTCCAGGAAGTGCGCGTCCGGCAGGATCAGGTCGCACAGCGCCGACGTCTCGTCGGGCGCGGTCGCGAAGGAGACCCGGAAGCCGGCGGCGCCGAACGCCGCGGCGAAGCCCGCGCCCTCGGGAAGCGCGTAGGCGGGGTTGACGCCCCGTACCAGCACGACGCCGCCCTGGGCGGCGCGCAGGGCCTCCATCATGGCGGCCTGGGAGACCAGCGGGGCGCCCCCGTCGAAGTGGAGCGAGCGGCCGACCGCGCCCGCCACCGCGTTGAGGACCAGGACCGCCAGGTTGGCGGCGGTCGCCCCGCGGTGATGGCCGCCGAGCCCGGGGCCGAGCGCGAGGCCGGGTCCCTCCTCGACGAAGCGGGTGGCCAGCTCTTCGATGGCCTCGGCGGACAGGCCGGAAGCCGCGGCAGCCGACTGCGGATCGTAGGCCCCGAGCAGCGATGCGTACGGGCCCGCGTCCCCGCCGCGGCGCGCGATCACGTTGGCCATGGCCAGCGCGACCACGGCCTCCGAGCCCGGAGCGATGGGGAACCACTCGTCCGCGTTCTGGCCGCTGAGGTTCAGGCGGGAACCCAGGTAGACGAACGTGCCCTTGGTGCCGTGCTCGTCGACGTGGTGCATCTCCATGAAGCCCCGGGTGTTCTCGAGCACGGGGCCGCAGGTGAGCAGGAAGTCGGAGCCGAACGAGAGCAGGAACCGGGCGCTGCCGATGTCGTAGCGGGGCCGGCCGGCGGCGCCGAAGGCGATGCGGGCCGCCTCCTCCAGCGGCGTGTCCTGGATGGGCTCCCAGCCTACGGATCTGCCCCCGACCGCCTGCGTGACCGAGCCGATGAGGCTCGACAGCGACGGCCCCGTGTGCCCGTGGAGGAACAGGACGTTGCTGCCGGCTTCCCGCATACGGGTGGCCAGGAGCTGCTCGGCTTCCTCCCAGGTGATGGGCTGGAGCTGCCCGCCCACGCGCTGCATGGGCCCGGTGAAGCGGTCGGGATTGTAGAGGTGCTGGAGCGCGGCGTGCTCCTGCGAGGTCAGCGCGCCCTCGTTGATCGGGTGCTCGGGGTTGCCCTCGAGCATGACCACGCGTCCTTCGCGGGTGCGGGCCCACAGGCCGTAGCCGTAGGGGGAGTCGCCGTCGACGGTCGCGTACCAGGTCGCGACGCCGGGGGTGATCTCCTCGGGCGGCACCACATAGGGCAGGAGCTTCTCGGCCGACTGGGTGGAGCAGCCGCTCACGGCGGCGCCTGCGCTCCCGACGCCCAGGACCTTCAGGAAGTCCCTTCTCTGTATCCCTTCGCTCATGAAGTCACTCGGTGTCGGGTCGATGCGGGCTCGGGGGAAGGCGGCATCCGGCGCACGGTCAGTAGTGACAGACCGTGCAGTCCGTGGTGACGTCGCGCTCCCGGTGACAGCTCACGCACCACCCCATGTAGAGCGGTTGGTTGACCTCTTCGATCACGCCGATCTCCTGCACCTGGCCGTGGCACTCGGTACAGTCCACGCCCGCGTTCACGTGACGCAGGTGGGGGAAGTGGGCGTGGTCGGAGATCTTGTAGATGCGGGTCCAGGGGATGGACTCACCGCGCTGGTCGTACTCGCGCACCTGCTGGATGGCCGCCTGCGCGGAGGGCGTGCGGCCGTTGATCAGCGTGTGGCACCCGATGCAGGTCTTCACGGGGGGAATGCCCGCGTCCACCGAGCGCTCCGCCGAGAAGTGGCAGTACTGGCAGTCGATCTGGAACGTGCCGGCATGCACGCTGTGGGGAAACGCGATCGGTTGCACGTCGGACGTATAGACCACATCGGACGGGGCCGCCTGCTGATCGCTTCCCTGGACAAAGGCCATGATGGCCAGGGTCAGTGCCCCGCCTCCGGCGAGGACCGTCCACCGCTTTCTCATACGCTCCGATCGCCCCGGCGGGCGGCTGACAAGAGCCGGAAAAGGCTGGGAAAAAGCCGGGCAGAAGTTAGACCGGGTCCGCCGGGGGTGTCAACGCCGCAACCCACTCCCGGGAGAAACCTTTTCCAGGACACGGTGTGTCAAATGGATGCATCCAGTGGAGACCGCCTCCCGCACGCTTCCGCGGCTGGAGCGGGTCGAACATCTCATCGACCAGGTCGAGCGCGTCTTCCACGGTCGGCGGGATACGGTCCGGCTCGCCCTCGTCACGCTCCTGGCCCGTGGCCACCTCCTGGTGGAGGACGTGCCCGGCGTCGGGAAGACCACCCTGGCCCGTGGGTTGGCCCGGGCGCTCGGGCTCGACTTCCAGCGCGTCCAGTTCACGGCCGACCTCCTGCCCTCGGACGTGGTCGGCGTTGCGGTCTTCAACCCGCACACCGCCACCTTCGAGACCCGGCAGGGGCCGATCTTCGCCCACGTGTTGCTGGCGGACGAGATCAACCGGGCCCCGCCCCGCACCCAGAGCGGCCTGCTGCAGGCCATGCAGGAGCGGCAGGCCACCATCGACGGCCGCACGCTCCCGTTGCCCGAGCCCTTCCTGGTGCTGGCGACCCAGAACCCCTTCGAGTCGCACGGGGCCTATCCCCTCCCCGAGAGCCAGCTCGACCGCTTCCTGATGCGGATCACGATCGGCTATCCGGACCCGGAGGCGGAGCGGCGCATCCTGCTGGAGGGTGGAGCCGTCGAGGATCGGCTGGCCCAGCTGCAGCCCATCCTGGACCGGCAGGAGGTCCTGGACCTGCAGCAGCGCGTCGAGGACGTGCACGTGGCGGAGGACATCTCGTCCTACCTGCTGGAGATCGTCCGGCGCACCCGGAGCCACCCGGCCATCGCGCTCGGAGCCAGCCCGCGCGCGGCGGTGGGCCTGCTGGCCGCGGCGCGTGCCTGGGCCCTGGTGGACGGCCGCGACTTCGTGGTCCCCGAAGACGTCCGCCACCTGGCGGTGCCCTGCCTCTCGCACCGGATCCTCGGCAGCGGAGGGCTTCCGGGCGTCGACCGCGAGGCCGTGTCGGGGCTCGAGGAGATCCTGACGGCGGTGCCGGCTCCGCTCTGACGGCGCCCGTGTCCCGCCTCCGGCTTCCGCGCCGGCTCCGCTTCACGCGCGCCGGGACCCTCTTCAGCCTCGGCACGCTGGCGACCGGCGGAGCCGCGATCCACTCCGGCAACAACCTGCTGTTCCTGCTCGTCGGCGGCATGCTGGGCCTGATCGCGGTGAGCGGCTGGCTTTCGGAGCGGGCGCTGCGCGGGCTGCGGGTGGAGCGCGAGCGCGTCCGGCCGGGGCCGGCGGAGGGGCCCATCGAGCTCGCCTACCGGGTCCACAACGCGAAGCGGCGCCTCCCCACCCTGGCCCTGCACCTGCGGGAGGAGGGCATCCGGGGGGACGCCTTCGTGGCCTGGGTGGGACCCGGCACGAGCGCCGAGACGCGCGTCACGGTCCGCTTCGAGCATCGGGGTGCCTACCCGCTCGACCGGCTGACCCTGGAGACGGGCTTCCCGTTCGGCCTCTTCCGCAAGGCGCGCGACGTGCGCCTGGCGGGCGAGATCCTGGTCTGGCCCCGCTTCGTGGAGCTGGAGCTCCCGGCACCCGCCGGCGATCCAGGCCGGCGCTCCGCCGGCACCCACGCCCGCCAGGCCGCCGTGGCCGCGGGCGCGCGCGCGGACTTCCACTCCTTGCGCGAGTATCGACCGGGCGACGACCCCCGTGACATCCACTGGACCTCGTCCGCCCGACGCGGGGAACCCATCATCCGCGAGTTCGA
Proteins encoded:
- a CDS encoding 4Fe-4S dicluster domain-containing protein, yielding MSEGIQRRDFLKVLGVGSAGAAVSGCSTQSAEKLLPYVVPPEEITPGVATWYATVDGDSPYGYGLWARTREGRVVMLEGNPEHPINEGALTSQEHAALQHLYNPDRFTGPMQRVGGQLQPITWEEAEQLLATRMREAGSNVLFLHGHTGPSLSSLIGSVTQAVGGRSVGWEPIQDTPLEEAARIAFGAAGRPRYDIGSARFLLSFGSDFLLTCGPVLENTRGFMEMHHVDEHGTKGTFVYLGSRLNLSGQNADEWFPIAPGSEAVVALAMANVIARRGGDAGPYASLLGAYDPQSAAAASGLSAEAIEELATRFVEEGPGLALGPGLGGHHRGATAANLAVLVLNAVAGAVGRSLHFDGGAPLVSQAAMMEALRAAQGGVVLVRGVNPAYALPEGAGFAAAFGAAGFRVSFATAPDETSALCDLILPDAHFLESWGDSNPRPGLWAIQQPAMRPVPMFDSRATGDVLLGVLRQLGQDPGAADYRTFVQNRWSQLHATQGGGGDFQAAWREALRTGFVQWGGTADAAAPALQAANAALSFDAPQMDGDGLILTVHPSGRFGDGRYANSPWMLELPDPISKLMWQSWLEIHPATADELGVRDGDIVRVSSPHGELDVPVWLYPGIRRDTVALAAGMGHTDYGRWATNQGVNAMRLLGGETEVPSGATVLLSTRVQVTPTGDWKRPVTIAGSDSDHGRPIAPAVALAALGHAEEGEGGHGEGPIGELQLMGGFKPVETDGEPEDYPLPGLLYGNYADPENTPRWAMAIDLDKCTGCSACVTACQAENNIAYVGEDQAAMGRELHWMRIERYYAHVDAEHAGHVDVRRVPMLCQHCGNAPCEPVCPVFAAYHTPDGLNGQVYNRCVGTRYCANNCPYKVRVFNWYRYTQAMPEPLNWQFNPDVTVRDNGVMEKCTFCVQRIREVQNRARVENRALQDGEIVPACQHTCPADAIVFGNIRDPNSRVAQWTHNERTYRVLDELINTQPAVSYLKKVTHHEVAQAEH
- a CDS encoding DUF58 domain-containing protein; this encodes MSRLRLPRRLRFTRAGTLFSLGTLATGGAAIHSGNNLLFLLVGGMLGLIAVSGWLSERALRGLRVERERVRPGPAEGPIELAYRVHNAKRRLPTLALHLREEGIRGDAFVAWVGPGTSAETRVTVRFEHRGAYPLDRLTLETGFPFGLFRKARDVRLAGEILVWPRFVELELPAPAGDPGRRSAGTHARQAAVAAGARADFHSLREYRPGDDPRDIHWTSSARRGEPIIREFEGERDRPLWLRVDTGRAPGPEAERALERACAFSRALHARGVPFGLLAAPARIDPGTGSAHLVRVLDTMARVQFGGEGRDPVAIPRQAVTGAPIGDEIVDVEAP
- a CDS encoding cytochrome c3 family protein, which encodes MRKRWTVLAGGGALTLAIMAFVQGSDQQAAPSDVVYTSDVQPIAFPHSVHAGTFQIDCQYCHFSAERSVDAGIPPVKTCIGCHTLINGRTPSAQAAIQQVREYDQRGESIPWTRIYKISDHAHFPHLRHVNAGVDCTECHGQVQEIGVIEEVNQPLYMGWCVSCHRERDVTTDCTVCHY
- a CDS encoding MoxR family ATPase, which translates into the protein MHPVETASRTLPRLERVEHLIDQVERVFHGRRDTVRLALVTLLARGHLLVEDVPGVGKTTLARGLARALGLDFQRVQFTADLLPSDVVGVAVFNPHTATFETRQGPIFAHVLLADEINRAPPRTQSGLLQAMQERQATIDGRTLPLPEPFLVLATQNPFESHGAYPLPESQLDRFLMRITIGYPDPEAERRILLEGGAVEDRLAQLQPILDRQEVLDLQQRVEDVHVAEDISSYLLEIVRRTRSHPAIALGASPRAAVGLLAAARAWALVDGRDFVVPEDVRHLAVPCLSHRILGSGGLPGVDREAVSGLEEILTAVPAPL